The sequence below is a genomic window from Micromonospora aurantiaca ATCC 27029.
CCGACGAGACGGTCGTCGGCCACGTCATGTGGGGCGTGGACGACGACGAGTCGCGCTGGATCGGCGGCATGGTGATCGACGCCGCCGAGCAGGGCCGGGGCCTGGGCCGCGCCACAGTGCGGACGCTCGCCGACTGGCTCGCCGAGGCGGGCCGGCCGATCCGCCTGAGCTACCACCCCGACAACAAGCCAGCCGCCGCCCTTTACACGTCCCTGGGTTTCCACCCCACAGGCGCGATGGAGGACGAAGAACTGGTAGCCGAACTCCCCCCAGCCTGACCCCCACCCTC
It includes:
- a CDS encoding GNAT family N-acetyltransferase — protein: MIDSGHSDRTGRRVTLRPVDDDNWRAVADVAPHDDQRAFVAALAARYLLLTERSDVWNSLAVYADETVVGHVMWGVDDDESRWIGGMVIDAAEQGRGLGRATVRTLADWLAEAGRPIRLSYHPDNKPAAALYTSLGFHPTGAMEDEELVAELPPA